A segment of the Sphingopyxis sp. OAS728 genome:
AAATGTGAACGAATTTAAAGTTCTTGTTAAAGAGATAAACAGATGCTGCCCCGATACATTTAAAGAAAATGCGGATATAAATGAGGATGAGGGATATTTTTCTATAGATTTTTCGCAAGTTCCGAGTTTAATTGTCAATGTTCGGAATAGACTGTTTCATAATAGCAACTCCGGTCAAGCAAACTTCAACATAGACAAGATCGGCGGCGCCGAGGAGCTTTGTCGCATGATGGTTTATGGAGGACTCCATTGGCTAACGCTGGTTTACGGCGAGGTCGTCAGAGAACGCCTGCGGAAAATTTGATCCGGCGGGATGCGATTGCGGTGACAGTTCACCAAACCCCAAAATTGCAGACCTACGAGGCGCCCCACCTCTCCGGCGGCGCCGAATAGCCCCGCAAATCCTATTTCGCACACCGCACCCCAAAAACCCCTTTCCTAATAAATCCCCGTCTGGTTCATCCTGTTGGATGAAGCACGACAAGATCACCGACCTCGCCGCCGTTCGCGCCCGCGCACGGCGCGCGAAAAAGGCGCCCGGCGCCGTTCGCATCACCAAGGCGCGCCGGCCGCCGCCCGACGACACCCGCTCCCTCGCCGCCGCGCCGGAATTCGTCCCCGCAAGCCCACGCGAACGCCATGATGGCTGGACGCCCGAAAAGCAGGTCGAATTCATCGATGCGCTCGGCGAATGCGGCTGCGTAACCGAGGCATGCGAGCGCGTCGGCCTGTCGCCGTCGACCGCCTATCGCCTGCGCCGCCGCGTCGACGCGTACAGCTTTCGCGCCGCGTGGGATGCCGCGATCGACTATGCGATCCGCCGCCTGTCCGACGCCGCCTTTTCGCGCGCGCTGCACGGCGTCACGCGCCCGGTGTGGTTCCAGGGCGAACAGGTCGGCGAGCGGCGCTATTATGACGAGCGGCTGACGATGTTCCTGCTGCGCTATCGCGACCCCGACACCTATGGCGCGTGGCGCGACCGCCGCGAACCGCGCCGCCGCCCCGATGCCCGGGCGATCGCGCTCGGCCGCTGGACCGGCCATGTCGCCGAGGATGCCTGGGATCGGACCAGCGGCACCATCGTCGATCGTGCGCGCGAGGAGGACGGCACCCTATGGTTGACCGACGAAGAGGCGGCGCTGGCCGACGCCGCGGCGTCGGCGCCCCGCTATGCGACGCAGGAGGAAACCGACGCGCGGCTGATCGCCAGCATCGCGGTGATGAAGCGGCTGAAAGCGCTCGGCATCGCGACCGACGGGCTGACCGACGCCGAATTCCATCGCCAGATCGGTCTGGAGGAAGCCCGCCGCGCCGCCGCCGGCACCACGCTGACCGTCGATTCGGGCGAAGATGAAAAGGGGGATGACGGGGCGGAAGGGCAGGAGCCCCCGGAAGGCGAGGCATGAGAGGGGGATGTGGCGTGACCTTTGTGACCTTCCGGGCCGATGTGACCTTTCGGCCTGTGACCTTTCGGCCCGCCTCGACGGCCCGCCCGTCGTCCCCGCCCCCACACCATGCTACACTCCCGAGTGGCTGCCCCCGCGCCCCAATGTTTCTTGGTGCCCCGCTCGACGGCTGGGCAGATAAGCAACACACTGGACAACCAGCGCACACCATAGCATCAGTATCGAATGAATATTACCGGGGGAGGATTCAATGAAATCGATCGGAAAGCTCGGGGCATCTATTCTGCTGACAGCAGCGCTTTCGGCCTGCGCGGTGGGCGTAAAGAGAACGCCGGGCATGAACTTGTACACGAGCGGCGACTATGCAGCGGCTATTCCTGTATTGACCAAAGAAGTTGAGGCCGGCGAGGTTTCGGCGCGCTACTCGCTGGGATTGGCGTATCGCGATGGCACGGGCGTCGAAAAGGACGCGACCAAGGCGGAAATCCTGCTGACCGGCGCCGCGATCGGCGGCGATCCGCGCGCTGTCGAAGAAATCCGCAAGATGTTGAAGACCGAAAATCGCTGTACAAAAGACAAGGAATTGCACGATTTATGGGGCGCCGTCGGGCTGGGCAACCGCAACCTCGTAACCGGCGTGGTCGAACTGTATAGCGCGCCGCGGGTCAGCCTTATAAAAATGGCGTCGATTTACGACGATCCTTGCAACGGGCGTCCGGTTCAACCCGAAGCTGCAAAGAGCCTGCGATCGCTTTCGGGCGGCCCCCGCCACATCTGGATTTACGTTCCGGGCTAAGCGCCATTCGGCTCGCGCGCGCACCATGCTACATTCCAGTCCATGCGCGCCCGGAACCCCCTCTATGTCATGGCCAAGCCGCCGCCCGAGGTGCAGGCGGCGATCGCCGCGCTGCCGCGCAACGACCCCGGGCGCGGACCCGAGCTGCTCCATGTCACGCTCATCTCGCTCTACGACCTGCATTATGCGCCGCCCGAGTGGCTGTCCGCGACCATCGCCGCGCTGGGCAGCTTCGCCGCGGCGCCCTTCCCGCTCCGCTTCGACCGGATCGAGAACCGCAAGGCGGTGACTTTGCGCACGCGCGATCCGCTGGCCGGGGCGCGGGCGTTCCAGAAGGCGCTGGTCAACCATCTGCTGCGCGAAAAGGCGCCGATCATGGACGGCACCACCCCCGAACCGCACATCACGATCAACTATCGCGGCGACCGGCTGAACGCCCAAAGGATGCCGCCGATCGGCTGGACGGTCGACGAGATCATCCTGACCGAAAGCATAGTCGGCAAGACCACCCATGTCGAACATGGCCGCTGGCGGTTGTGCGGGGATGCTGGCTGACGACCGCCGCGTTGGAACCCCGCCGCCGTTCGCGGGTCATAACTTTCAAAGGAGCGCCGCATGTCGCACCCCTCGAACATCGTCCATTGCAGCGGCCCCGGCGATCCGCACGCGCTCGACGGCATTTCGCGGCGCCACCGCAGCGGCGATCTCGACAAGCCGTGCCCGGTCTGTAGCGGCTACGGCCAGTGGAACACCCAGATCGACCTTATCAGCCACCGCTCGATCCGCCACGCCTGCCCCAAATGCGACGGGCGCGGGTGGATCGAGACCGGCGACGACATGGTCCCCAGCCACGACATCGGGCGCAGCGAGGCCGGACATCCCATGTGGACGGTGCGGCTCGACCCCTCCGACGATATCGAGTGATCGCGCGCGCCGCGCTTACCCCGCCGCCAGCCCCAGCGCGCCGCGCACCCAAGCGGGCCACCATTCGCTGTGATAGGCGGCAACCGCCGCTGCGAAGGCGATCGCATAGGCCCCGCTTCCCCACGCCAGCACCGGGTGCACGCGCCCGCGCGTCGCGATGTCGTACAGCGCCGCAGCCGCGATCAGCGCGATCGTCCCGGCCCAATTGCCAAGGACGATGCCCCAATAGCCGTCGCCCAGCGTCATGCCGATCGGCTCGCCCCACCAGCGCCCGAACGCCGCCGACAATATCACCGCGGTCGCGAGCAGGATCAGCCTCTTATGCGCCGCCGGGTCGCTGCGCTTTGCAAAGGCCAGCGTCGCGGCAGCGCGAAGAAGCGGGCATTTTCGGGGTCGCGCGGTGCATAGAAGCGCTGGCTGTGGATCTCGGCGGCGATCGCCGACACCGTCATCACCGGGACGAGGATGACGAGGCTCAGCCCCAGCAGCCGATGCAGGTCGTGCCGCCGCGCGCCGATCAGCAGCGCCTGCACGGTCAGGATCGTCATCCACGC
Coding sequences within it:
- a CDS encoding sel1 repeat family protein codes for the protein MKSIGKLGASILLTAALSACAVGVKRTPGMNLYTSGDYAAAIPVLTKEVEAGEVSARYSLGLAYRDGTGVEKDATKAEILLTGAAIGGDPRAVEEIRKMLKTENRCTKDKELHDLWGAVGLGNRNLVTGVVELYSAPRVSLIKMASIYDDPCNGRPVQPEAAKSLRSLSGGPRHIWIYVPG
- a CDS encoding 2'-5' RNA ligase family protein → MRARNPLYVMAKPPPEVQAAIAALPRNDPGRGPELLHVTLISLYDLHYAPPEWLSATIAALGSFAAAPFPLRFDRIENRKAVTLRTRDPLAGARAFQKALVNHLLREKAPIMDGTTPEPHITINYRGDRLNAQRMPPIGWTVDEIILTESIVGKTTHVEHGRWRLCGDAG